GAGGAAGATAATGCTACATTGAAAACTGATGATGAgccacaatgtgaagaaatcagtATGAATGGAAAGACTAACAAAGATGATGTACAGGAAGATAGAATATTACAAAAATGAATGGTACTACAGTTGGGGTGGAAGGTTCAAACACTTCTATACATAAAACACCAATGAATGAATCAATTGATCCCGGAGATCCTGGTGGAGGTGAGAAGCAGCAAATTGTAGATAAGGAGAACAAAAATCCAACGCAGGAGCAGTTGGAACTGATAGGGCACAATGAAGTCATTGCAAGTCCAAATGTTGCTGAACAAATGATCAAAGAAATACAACCAGATCTGCAACAAAAACTCTGATTCCTAAGGCAAATAAGAATCAGATTGTGGCACTCGAACAACAGAAAGAAATGGAGGACAATCTGGAGGTAAGGGAAGAGATTTAGATACAGAATCAACATATCAAAATGGCAGGTGTGACCTGagtcgaaaccacctgagcaagaccagtgcaagatgccaatatctgggccaaagtctcctgaaggcctggaatctcaatgggcacaactggtgcctgagctggtcctgtcggctcagctatatctggaatctgcttctgatctggagcaattggtggtactacaggtgcgggTCCAACTgcggtacgagctacacctcgacctctacctcggccccgacctctaccacggccccgacctctcacgACCCTAACTGGTGGtgctggtggctgaccgtccgatctggtagtacgtgttcataccatctgtgagagaatagaataataaaatttagtttccggaatcaacaatttcgcacgacagaatacaagaaagtgaaattttcctaagggttctgcagcctctcgaagataagtacagacgtctccgtactgatccgcaagactctactaaacctgctcatgactcatgagacctatgtaacctaggctttgataccaacttgtcacgacctagaatcctaacccgtcgtgattgcacctatctcgatactagacaagccgaccatctcaataaaccataatttcttaaagtttgaaaaacataataatttgagtttaataaaaggcctcacaatttccgatacaaacactcccaaaacctggtgtcactaagtatatgagcatctaattatgaatacaagtctgaaaaatatggtccgtaatagtctgagaccaaatacagtaaataaggagatacagaaggagaggcaaggtctgcgaaatacgatagctacctcagaatctccggaaAAATTagctgtgtgaaagaatcaacacccgttgtgtccgaaaatacctggatctgcacacgaagtgcagggtatactatgagtacaaccaactcagcaagtaacaataataaataaggaattgaagataatgacgagctacacagttacagtttattttcagtaattccaacagagagtaggcatgctttcaattccaAATGTTTAAGCCAAATCAGTTTTATATAGTTCAAGttcaggtaatccggatataaaatctttcagaaaatttcatagcaatgacagatagcaattaagtgcagcaacaaatgaaaagcaagtacagcctctcaggacaatagtcactcactgggctcccagccctcagcactcacactcaatgggtacccgcgctcattggggggtgtacagactccggaggggctcctatagcccaagcgctataatctgcacgatcaattcacatgctgcacggacaactcacatgccatagtatcaatatctgtatccgaacgaccaactcacgtgctgtatggacaactcacatgctatagtatcaatatctggatccgcacggccaactcacgtgcttcacggacaactcacgtgctatagtatcaatatgtcaTAATCACgccctcggcttcactcagtcataaatctctccagtctctcgggctctaaataatcatgaaatcagcccaaacaacaatgatatgatgcatcaataatgaacaatagagactgagataaaataaacaagtaaactgtgactgagtaccaaataataatttagcagataattcaacatgtacatgacctctgtaggtcccagcagtaccaacatatagcctaaacatggtttctaacatgccttacaatcaaatttccacaacacatagagagcatatagctaacaacaagttattcaactttacagtctcaccggacggaccaagtcacaatcccctcggttcacgcccacgcgcccgtcacctaacatgtgcgttacctccaaagTAATTATATGATacaaaaatttggggtttcataccctcaggaccagatttataactgttacttacttcaaccCGTGTAAtcctttattccgctatgcccttgccacgagaattggtctccgaaagcctcgtatctagccacaattatttagtcaatacaaattattgtaattaattccataagaaaatactaattttctaataaaatccgaaattaactcaaaaattaccagtggggcccacgtctcggaacccgacaaaagttatagaatatgaacgccatccaaccacgagtccaaccatacaaatttcaccaaaatccgacatcaactcgaccctcaaatcttcaattaaagtttatgaagatttctacaattttcaacccaatctttacccatttgaacttaacaatctttccataaccttattggtatgtatacataatactcttacacctaagaatcatactattaatcacccatctttactccaaacccgaaattgaagaattgaggaaaaacattcttacctctttgaagccctagcaagatccttgtgaaattttcaaaccttgaacaagaattgatggataaatgattaagtcttcactttctctctctaaaatgctctcacctctctctaaaatatcagatgaaacccttcaaaatgacccccaatagtgttttataagaatggggtcgggtttataaaacaagaaaaatgaagctccgaaacaggttctgcggtcgcatatgggaccgcataatagttatgtggaccgcatatcggtagTATAATCGGTGTCCAATACTGACAAACATCTGTCTGACAAGGGGATTTATCACCTAGACACATGGAGAAAGATATAGAAAAATGAGGCAAATTAGCTACTAGAGGCAGAAAAAAACAGGTCAAGGAGGTTCCTAGTGCGCAGCCACCTGGGGTCCAAACAAGGAGAACTGTTTCTAAATCCATCAATTAGAGATGAATGCTCTTATATGAAATATTAGATTAGTTAATACTCAAGGAGCTTTTGAAAGGCTCATCACAATGCAAAGAAAATATCATTTTCATTTTATTAGGATCATGGAACCAATGCCATAGTCAAGGAAATTAGAGAAGTAAAGAAGGCAGATTAGATTTGCACAGGCAATTATGAATACCTCTAACAAGATTTGGGCTTTTATTGATGAAAGATTTGATGTAACAATAGTGATTGATATGGTGCATCATTTAACTTTGAAGTTATATGATACTGAAGATCACAAAGAGTTCATTCTTACCCTTGTTTATGCTAAGTGTGATCATATTGAAAGAATTGAGCTTTGGGATTCTTTGTATTATTTGGCTCGATATATGACTACACCATGGCTAGTGGGGGTGATTTCAATGTTATTTGGGATGAAGAAGAGAATTTTGGAGGGCTGCCAGTTTCACTAAATGAAGTAGATGACTTCAGGCACTGTATGAACACTTGTAATCTTATTGATATGGGCTTTAAAGGAAGTATATATACTTGGTGGAATAGGAGAGCTGAAGAAGATTGCTTTTTCAAGAGATTAGATCGAATGTTTGCAAACATGGAGCTACAACAGTTATGGCCAGGATTGGAGATCAATCATTTGTCTAAGATTGTGTTAGACCATTGTCCTTTGTTACTTACATATAATCCAGATCCAGTACCAATTAAGAAGAGCTTCATATTTCTTATGTTCTGGACAGAACATGAGTCGTATAAGGCAGTGGTGAAGGATAATTGGCAAGAAGATTTTCATGCAAATCCATTCATTCTTTTCAACCACAAGATTAAGAGATTGAAGAAGGAATTATCCACATAGAGTAGGGTAGCATTTGGTGATATTTTTCAGAAGATAGATAGCCTGGAGGAAGTGGTTAGAGTGCATGAAGCACATTTTGAACTAAATCCTATGCGGAAAAATAGGGAGAGGCTTCAAAAGGTCCAGGCAGAGTTGATCAAATATCTAACATTAGAGGAGAAGTTCTAGAAACAGAAATCTAGAATGACATGGTTCAATGATGGAGATAgaaataccaagttctttcatgCACACGTAAATGGGAAGagaaagatattacaattgaAAAGAATCCAAAATAGTGATGGTGAATGGATTGAAGATAAGGAAGCAGTGGTTGATGAGGCTATGAAGTTTTTTCAAGCACAGTTTCATGAAGATGTAGTTCCTTCAGAATTTGAAATCAATGATCATGTACCTCACATGGTGGATATGGAGCAGAATCAAGAACTATTAAGGCAGCCTACTAGAGAAGAGGTGAAACAGGCAGTGTATGGGCTAAATGGTGACAGTGCTGGAGGGCCATATAGATTCAATGGTAGCTTCTTTCACTCTTGTTGGGACATTGTTGGAGATGATGTGGTGGAGATGGTGAAGGCATTTTTTAATAGGCAGGAACTACCTAGGTTTATCACTCATAAAAACCTAGTTCTATTACATAAGAAGAACGAAGTGCACACCTTTTCTGATATGCGACCTATAAGTCTCAGTAACTTCATAAATAAAGTGTTCTCCAGAGTCATACATGACAGGTTAGTTGGCCTTCTACCTAATCTAATCTCAGATAAACATGCTAGATTTGTGAAGGGTAGAAACATTGTGGAGAATATTCTGTTGACTCAGGAAATTATCACTGATATCAGATTGAGAACTAAGGCAGGTCCTAATATTGTAATCATGCTGGATATGACTAAGGCGTATGATAGACTTTCATGGATATTTCTGACCAAAATGTTGAGGAAGATGGGCCTTGCCGAGAGGTTCATTGGCTGTGTGTTTGGAATCATATCAAATAATTGGTACTCAGTGCTTATCAATGGGCAACCACATAGATTTTTTAAGTCTACAAGAAGAATTAAGCAGGGAGATCCTCTATCTCCTGCACTTTTCATCTTAGCAGTTGACGCAATGTCAAGAGGATTGAATGCTCTCCATTCGAATCTATACTTTTGTGGATTTGGTTTGCCAAAGTGGAGTCTTAAGATGAATCATCTGGCGTATGCAGATGACACTATAATATTCTCTTCTTCATGTGCAATTTTATTAAGATTAATCATGGAATTTTTGACAGATTATGAAGCAGCATCAGGTCAGTTAATTAACAAAACCAAATCTCCCGTGTATATGCATCATCTCACAAATAAAGAAGTAGTAAGGAAGGTGGAAAGGGTTACTGGGATTATTAGGCAGGATTTTCCATTCACTTACTTGGGATGTCCAATATTTTATGCTAGAATAAAGATGGAATTTTATCAAGGTCTTATGAACAAGGTGTTGAATAAAATGCAGTCATGGAAGGGAAAGCTTTTATCTATAGGACTCAGGGCAGTATTGATATCATATGTGTTACAAAGCATGCCTATTCACCTGTTGTCAGCAGTCAATGCACCAATATCTGTGATAAACAAACTTCATAAACTCATGGCAAGATTGTTTTGGAGTAATTCGATTGAGGGTGGAAGCAGACACTAGGCTTCTTGTGACACATTATGTTTGCCACATGAAGAAGGAGGAATAGGATTTAGATCACTCCATGATGTgtctaaattattattttacaaGCTATGGTGGAATTTTCGTACTAAACCATCCTTATGGAGCTCATTCATGTGCCAAAAATATTGCAAGAAGATGAATTCTATTGTAGTTCCTTGGAGAAAAAATGGTTCTCATGTTTGGAGAAAAATGATAGAATGCAGGGATCATATTGAGCACCAAATAGCATGGAAACCAAAGATAGGATCCTCCTTGTTTTGGTTTGAGAATTGGACTGGATTGGGGGCCCTTTATTTCATCACTCCACCAGATTTCTTCTGCGATGAATCTGTCCAGAATGTTTAGGAAGTAGTTCGAAGTGGAACATGGGATGATCATAGGTTAAGGATGTTGCTTCCAGAAGATTTGTCTAATCATATTATTCAGAACATCAAGCCTCCTATTGATAATATGGTACTAGACAAGCTATATTGGATGCTCGAAACAAGGGAAAAGTTCAGTGTTAAATCTGCATAAGAATATGTCAGAAAGAGGAAGGAACCCTGCAATGCACATAGGATGATTTGGGTGAAGGGAATGCCTTTCAACGTGTCATTCTTTGTGTGGAAAGTGTGGAAGAATAAGCTGCCCTTAGATAATTTTTTTCAAAAGGCTGGGATATTTAATGGCTTCTAAGGGTTTGTGTTGTGTGCAACCCCAGGAGGAAACATTACCACACTTATTTTTCAAGTCATATGCTGCCAGGAAAGTGTGGTACTATTTTCTCTCATGTGCAGGTATAAATGTTGAAGGACTGACTTTGCACCAAGCTGTGGTGAAGTGTTGGACAGCACAAGCGATTCCAAGACTACAACCAATAATGCATGCCCTACCATCGATCATTGTGTGGGAATTATGGAAAAGGAAAAACTGATACAAATATGGAGATGCGGTATCAGTGAATAGGGTCATCTATCAGGTATCAACCACTCTTCAATATCTGGTAAAGGTCAGAAAGCCTAGCCTTCAAAATGCCCCACATAAATGGCCAGATTTGATTCATATGATGGAGCAATATACCCCTAAACTGAAGTATATGAAGGTAATGTAGGAGCTTCCTGAGCATGGATGGATAAAAGTCAACACAGATGGAGCATCGAGGGGCAATCCAGGTAGGATTTCTTTTGACTATGTGTTGAGGAATGAAGAAGGAAATATTGTGTATGCATGTGGCTAGGAGATACCAGAAGGGACAAACACAAGCTGAGGTGAGAGCCATCTTAGAAGCATTGAAATACTGTGTGGAGCATGACTATATTCTTATTGATTTGCATACAAATTCAATGCTTGTTAAGAATGTAATCCAAGGGAGTACACCATGGTCTGTGGCTATGTATGTTGAGGATATAAGGGAGTTGATGGGAAGATGTCATTTGAAAATCTCACATACACTCAGAGAAGGTAACTAGTTGGCAGATTACATTGCCAACTATGCTATAGATAATGGACCTATGGAATGCAGCAGTT
This sequence is a window from Nicotiana tomentosiformis chromosome 5, ASM39032v3, whole genome shotgun sequence. Protein-coding genes within it:
- the LOC138892997 gene encoding uncharacterized protein, which translates into the protein MASGGDFNVIWDEEENFGGLPVSLNEVDDFRHCMNTCNLIDMGFKGSIYTWWNRRAEEDCFFKRLDRMFANMELQQLWPGLEINHLSKIVLDHCPLLLTYNPDPVPIKKSFIFLMFWTEHESYKAVVKDNWQEDFHANPFILFNHKIKRLKKELST